The proteins below come from a single Rosa rugosa chromosome 2, drRosRugo1.1, whole genome shotgun sequence genomic window:
- the LOC133730028 gene encoding uncharacterized protein LOC133730028 — MSSYFCSNHKLLRNSINMYNYNIFFFFFFCCLITVSRADDHDQVAVQQQNPLHQLLSSRKDMVQIAGYGEEKLSTVLITGSVHCEEACSLSDDHEHQSHQLHLHAWPVSGAVVSVNCRVGGRKRKLSRSQGVTDEYGDFMIDLPSDLHAVPNLDKLCCARVIRVPKNTQCKAAFVKRHKGLQLSSVGNGIRTYSAGRIRFQNLTPKPPQACIKKASNNKQM; from the exons ATGAGCTCATACTTTTGCAGCAACCACAAGCTTCTGAGGAATAGCATCAACATGTACAACTAtaatatcttcttcttcttcttcttctgctgtcTCATCACAGTTTCAAGGGCGGATGATCATGATCAAGTAGCAGTGCAGCAGCAAAACCCGTTACACCAGTTACTCTCCAGCCGAAAAGATATGGTGCAGATTGCTGGATATGGAGAAGAGAAGCTTTCTACAGTACTAATTACTGGCTCCGTCCATTGTGAAGAGGCTTGTAGTCTGTCCGATGATCATGAACATCAATCTCATCAGCTTCATCTTCATGCATGGCCTGTGTCAG GTGCTGTGGTGTCTGTCAATTGCCGTGTGGGTGggagaaaaaggaaattaaGTCGGTCACAAGgtgtcacagatgaatatggaGATTTCATGATTGATCTACCTTCCGATCTACACGCAGTTCCCAACTTGGACAAACTATGTTGTGCAAGAGTTATTCGGGTACCAAAGAACACACAGTGCAAAGCAGCATTTGTAAAGAGGCACAAGGGACTGCAATTATCATCAGTTGGTAATGGTATCAGAACTTACAGTGCTGGAAGGATTAGATTCCAGAATTTGACACCTAAGCCTCCACAAGCATGCATTAAGAAAGCAAGCAACAACAAACAGATGTAA
- the LOC133733664 gene encoding nudix hydrolase 2-like: MAAKAESSDESGVKLLSGINDQYGGVIVDIIDPIDPASFLSFLTSSIAHWKLEGKKGIWIKLPIQRVNLVEPAVMKGFWYHHAEPTYLMLVNWIPPSPHTLPSNASHRVGIGAFLLNQNREVLVVQEKSGKLEGTGVWKFPTGVVDEGEDIYAAAVREVKEETGIDSEFVEVLAFRQSHKSFFEKSDLFFVCMLQALSFDIQKQEQEIEAAQWMPFEEYAAQPFLQNSELLKYINAICKAKMEGEYSGFSPVTTTSSSDEKSYLYLNSSRAPKRESKVEV, from the exons ATGGCCGCTAAAGCTGAAAGTAGTGATGAGAGTGGGGTGAAGCTACTCAGTGGTATCAATGACCAGTACGGAGGTGTCATCGTCGACATCATCGATCCTATCGACCCTGCCTCCTTCCTTTCATTTCTTACGTCTTCAATTGCACATTGGAAACTTGAG GGCAAGAAGGGTATTTGGATCAAATTGCCCATCCAGCGAGTCAATCTTGTTGAACCTGCAGTGATG AAAGGATTCTGGTATCACCACGCAGAGCCTACTTATTTGATGCTGGTAAATTGGATTCCTCCTTCCCCTCATACTCTTCCATCAAATGCTTCCCACCGAGTCGGAATTGGTGCATTTCTCCTCAATCAAAACCGAGAG GTGCTAGTAGTCCAAGAAAAGAGCGGAAAGTTGGAGGGTACAGGTGTGTGGAAATTCCCTACAGGAGTTGTCGATGAG GGAGAAGATATCTATGCAGCTGCTGTGAGAGAAGTAAAAGAAGAAACTGGA ATTGACTCAGAGTTTGTGGAAGTCCTAGCGTTCAG ACAAAGCCACAAGTCATTTTTTGAGAAATCAGATTTATTTTTTGTATGCATGTTGCAAGCCCTTTCCTTTGACATCCAGAAGCAAGAACAAGAGATAGAAGCAGCCCAG TGGATGCCATTTGAAGAATATGCTGCCCAACCGTTTCTCCAGAACAGTGAGCTTCTAAAGTACATCAATGCAATATGCAAGGCAAAAATGGAGGGGGAGTATTCCGGATTTTCTCCGGTAACTACAACTAGTTCTTCTGATGAGAAGAGCTACTTGTACTTGAATAGTAGTAGGGCACCAAAGAGAGAAAGTAAAGTTGAAGTGTGA
- the LOC133730031 gene encoding nudix hydrolase 2-like yields MGKLLRGRDDEYGGVIVHLHMDDEAMDSATFISSLTSSVAVWKLQGKKGVWLRLPIQRANLVEAAVQQGFWYHHAEPHYLMLVYWLPKSAHTLPENATHRLGIGAFLINQNREVLVVQEKGGQYGGTGVWKLPTGAVDEGEDIYAAAVREVKEETGIDSEFIEILAFRQIHKSFFQKSDLFFLCMLRPLSFDIQKQEQEIEAAKWMPFEEYAAQPYAQKYEFLMYLHDICKAKIDGNYTGFSPIPTTSYSVQKSYLYLNGTEAPKRYSKL; encoded by the exons ATGGGGAAGCTACTGAGGGGTAGGGATGATGAGTATGGAGGTGTGATCGTCCACCTCCACATGGATGATGAGGCTATGGACTCTGCCACTTTCATTTCATCTCTTACCTCTTCAGTTGCGGTTTGGAAGCTCCAG GGGAAGAAGGGTGTTTGGCTCAGATTGCCTATACAACGAGCCAACCTTGTTGAAGCTGCAGTCCAG CAAGGATTCTGGTACCACCATGCGGAGCCTCATTATTTGATGCTCGTCTATTGGCTTCCCAAGTCTGCTCATACTCTTCCTGAAAATGCCACACACCGACTCGGAATTGGTGCTTTTCTAATCAATCAAAACAGAGAG GTGTTAGTAGTCCAAGAAAAGGGAGGACAGTATGGTGGGACAGGCGTGTGGAAGCTCCCTACTGGAGCTGTCGATGAG GGGGAAGATATCTATGCAGCAGCTGTGAGAGAAGTTAAAGAAGAAACAGGA ATTGACTCAGAGTTTATAGAAATTCTAGCATTCAG ACAGATCCACAAGTCGTTCTTTCAGAAATCGGATTTGTTTTTTCTGTGCATGTTGCGACCCCTCTCCTTTGACATCCAGAAGCAGGAACAAGAGATAGAAGCAGCCAAG TGGATGCCATTTGAGGAATATGCAGCTCAACCATATGCCCAGAAATATGAGTTTCTGATGTACCTCCATGACATATGCAAAGCAAAGATTGATGGGAACTATACTGGATTTTCTCCAATACCTACAACTAGTTATTCTGTTCAGAAGAGCTACTTGTACTTGAATGGTACCGAAGCACCCAAGAGATATAGTAAACTCTGA
- the LOC133730030 gene encoding trihelix transcription factor GT-2, which produces MEVLTGDRNIPDPAAAAAAAAEEEQVFPAHISPFSETHQVVFANPTAAAMTMTMTMTPQKLRIRCNGRSPAVDAAPTQLDPPQLGSADNGLSPHNADEHFKAQGVVEFVNWKQKRKRTSSCTSTRKKSKRLEMLEHFLESLVNKMMEKQEQMHKQLIEMVQDREKERIAKEEAWKQHELERITRDEEVRAQETSRSLALINFVQSLSGSDVQVPQPAPLVAQPVATVQPPTSNQYHQRVEENKNLHKDTAIAKCIATPTDKRWLQFEVRALIALRTSLEHKFHTPINSSHGSLWEEIALGMNRMGFDRSGRKCKEKWENMNKYFKRAITNDKKRPANAKTCLYFNELELLYKNGLLNLGNGFSPTSSLGNGFSCTSNQKQTKSENESQQCVLSNVDTSLLTCATIPSVLNSNEAAERTRAVVSPAL; this is translated from the exons ATGGAGGTGTTGACCGGCGACCGGAATATACCAGACCCAGCAGCGGCAGCGGCAGCGGCAGCagaagaagaacaagtcttCCCGGCGCACATATCCCCATTCTCTGAGACACACCAAGTTGTCTTCGCCAATCCAACGGCGGCTGCTATGACTATGACTATGACTATGACGCCGCAGAAGCTCCGTATCAGGTGCAACGGAAGGTCTCCTGCCGTCGACGCAGCACCAACTCAGCTAGATCCGCCCCAACTCGGCTCCGCTGACAACGG CCTGTCACCACATAATGCTGATGAGCATTTTAAAGCACAAGGGGTAGTAGAATTCGTGAATTGGAagcagaagaggaagagaacATCATCTTGTACTAGTACAAGAAAAAAGAGCAAAAGGCTTGAAATGCTCGAGCATTTTCTGGAAAGTCTGGTAAacaaaatgatggagaagcaaGAGCAGATGCATAAGCAGTTGATAGAGATGGTACAAGACagggagaaagagagaataGCCAAAGAAGAAGCCTGGAAACAGCACGAGTTGGAGAGAATCACAAGGGATGAGGAGGTAAGAGCCCAAGAGACATCGCGCAGCCTTGCCCTCATTAACTTTGTACAGAGTTTGTCGGGCAGTGATGTTCAAGTTCCCCAACCAGCACCACTCGTAGCACAACCAGTGGCAACAGTACAACCTCCTACTTCCAATCAATATCATCAACGTgtggaagaaaataaaaatcttcACAAAGACACAGCGATTGCCAAGTGTATTGCAACACCAACTGATAAAAGATGGCTCCAATTTGAAGTACGGGCACTCATAGCGCTGCGGACTAGTTTGGAACATAAGTTTCACACCCCAATTAATTCTAGCCATGGATCTCTATGGGAGGAGATAGCTCTTGGGATGAACCGTATGGGCTTTGATCGCTCAGGAAGGAAGTGTAAAGAAAAATGGGAAAACATGAACAAGTACTTCAAAAGGGCAATCACAAATGACAAGAAGCGTCCTGCAAATGCTAAGACTTGTCTGTATTTTAATGAATTGGAGTTGCTCTACAAAAACGGACTTCTAAATCTGGGCAATGGCTTTAGTCCCACAAGCAGTCTGGGGAATGGCTTTAGTTGCACAAGCAACCAGAAGCAGACCAAGAGTGAAAACGAGTCCCAACAGTGCGTGCTCAGCAACGTTGACACTAGTCTTCTAACTTGTGCCACAATACCATCGGTGTTAAATTCAAATGAAGCTGCCGAAAGAACGAGAGCAGTGGTTTCTCCTGCTCTTTAA
- the LOC133731482 gene encoding nuclear transcription factor Y subunit B-6: protein MEQGGFHGYQKTQNTSSGLKLSEINMRLAEISHTKNSAAITNNGAAAADENECTVREQDRFMPIANVIRIMRKILPPHAKISDDAKETIQECVSEYISFITGEANERCQREQRKTITAEDVLWAMSKLGFDDYIEPLTLYLHRFREMEGDRGSMRAETLMKTSSRAMTAAEYHAAAAGSFAGFAPFHHHGFFGYLKDASISNGAAGTSLSQQANAVAAMANGYHQASHSQYDDNNK from the exons ATGGAACAGGGAGGTTTCCATGGCTACCAAAAGACCCAAAACACGAGCTCCG GGCTGAAACTGTCAGAGATCAACATGAGGCTGGCTGAGATCAGCCACACCAAGAATAGCGCTGCTATCACCAACAAtggtgctgctgctgctgatgaGAATGAATGCACTGTGCGAGAGCAAGACCGTTTCATGCCCATTGCCAATGTGATCAGAATCATGCGCAAGATCCTGCCCCCGCATGCCAAGATCTCAGATGACGCCAAGGAAACAATCCAAGAGTGTGTCTCAGAGTACATCAGCTTCATCACAGGGGAGGCCAATGAGCGTTGTCAGCGTGAGCAGCGCAAGACCATTACTGCCGAAGACGTGCTGTGGGCAATGAGCAAGCTGGGGTTCGATGACTACATTGAGCCCCTCACTCTCTACCTCCACCGCTTCCGCGAGATGGAGGGAGATCGTGGCTCCATGAGGGCCGAGACTTTGATGAAGACTAGTAGTAGGGCAATGACTGCGGCAGAGTATCATGCAGCTGCAGCAGGCTCTTTCGCTGGTTTTGCTCCTTTTCATCACCATGGCTTTTTCGGATACTTGAAGGATGCGTCCATATCCAATGGGGCAGCTGGTACATCTTTGTCCCAGCAGGCTAATGCTGTTGCTGCAATGGCAAATGGTTATCACCAGGCATCACATTCCCAGTATGATGATAACAATAAGTGA